One window from the genome of Vicugna pacos chromosome 21, VicPac4, whole genome shotgun sequence encodes:
- the ATP8B2 gene encoding phospholipid-transporting ATPase ID isoform X1, whose protein sequence is MALCAKKRPPEEERRARANDREYNEKFQYASNCIKTSKYNILTFLPVNLFEQFQEVANTYFLFLLILQLIPQISSLSWFTTIVPLVLVLTITAVKDATDDYFRHKSDNQVNNRQSQVLINGVLQQEQWMNVCVGDIIKLENNQFVAADLLLLSSSEPHGLCYIETAELDGETNMKVRQAIPVTSELGDISKLAKFDGEVICEPPNNKLDKFSGTLYWKENKFPLSNQNMLLRGCVLRNTEWCFGLVIFAGPDTKLMQNSGRTKFKRTSIDRLMNTLVLWIFGFLVCMGVILAIGNAIWEHEVGTRFQVYLPWDEAVDSAFFSGFLSFWSYIIILNTVVPISLYVSVEVIRLGHSYFINWDKKMFCMKKRTPAEARTTTLNEELGQVEYIFSDKTGTLTQNIMVFNKCSIHGRSYGDVFDVLGHKAELGERPEPVDFSFNPLADKKFLFWDPSLLEAVKMGDHHTHEFFRLLSLCHTVMSEEKNEGELYYKAQSPDEGALVTAARNFGFVFRSRTPKTITVHELGTAITYQLLAILDFNNIRKRMSVIVRNPEGKIRLYCKGADTILLERLHHSTQELLNTTTDHLNEYAGEGLRTLVLAYKDLDEEYYEEWAERRLQASLAQDSREDRLASVYEEVESDMMLLGATAIEDKLQQGVPETIALLTLANIKIWVLTGDKQETAVNIGYSCKMLTDDMTEVFIVTGHTVLEVREELRKAREKMMDSSRTVGNGFTYQEKLSSKLASVLDAVAGEYALVINGHSLAHALEADMELEFLETACACKAVICCRVTPLQKAQVVELVKKYKKAVTLAIGDGANDVSMIKTAHIGVGISGQEGIQAVLASDYSFSQFKFLQRLLLVHGRWSYLRMCKFLCYFFYKNFAFTMVHFWFGFFCGFSAQTVYDQYFITLYNIVYTSLPVLAMGVFDQDVPEQRSMEYPKLYEPGQLNLLFNKREFFICIAQGIYTSVLMFFIPYGVFAEATRDDGTQLADYQSFAVTVATSLVIVVSVQIGLDTGYWTAINHFFIWGSLAVYFAILFAMHSNGLFDMFPNQFRFVGNAQNTLAQPTVWLTIVLTTVVCIMPVVAFRFLRLHLKPDLSDTVRYTQLVRKKQKAQHRCMRRVGRTGSRRSGYAFSHQEGFGELIMSGKNMRVSSLALSSFTTRSSSSWIESLRRKKSDSASSPSGGADKPLKG, encoded by the exons aagaagaaaggagggcGCGGGCCAATGACCGAGAATACAATGAGAAATTCCAGTATGCG AGTAACTGCATCAAGACCTCCAAGTACAATATTCTCACCTTCCTGCCTGTCAACCTCTTTGAGCAGTTCCAGGAAGTTGCCAATACCTACTTCCTGTTCCTTCTCATTCTGCAG ttaATCCCACAGATCTCCTCCCTGTCCTGGTTCACCACCATTGTGCCTTTGGTTCTTGTCCTCACCATCACAGCTGTTAAAGATGCCACTGATGACTAT TTCCGCCACAAGAGTGATAACCAGGTGAATAACCGTCAGTCTCAGGTGCTGATCAATGGAGT CCTCCAGCAGGAGCAGTGGATGAATGTCTGTGTTGGTGATATTATCAAGCTAGAAAATAACCAGTTTGTGGCG GCggacctcctcctcctttccagcaGTGAACCCCATGGGCTGTGTTACATAGAGACAGCAGAACTTGATGG AGAGACCAACATGAAAGTACGCCAGGCGATTCCAGTCACCTCGGAACTGGGAGACATCAGCAAGCTGGCCAAGTTTGATG GTGAAGTGATCTGCGAACCTCCGAACAACAAGCTGGACAAATTCAGTGGAACCCTCTACTGGAAGGAAAACAAGTTCCCCCTGAGCAACCAGAACATGCTGCTGCGGGGCTGTGTGCTGCGAAACACCGAGTGGTGCTTCGGGCTGGTCATCTTTGCAG GTCCCGACACTAAGCTGATGCAGAACAGCGGCAGGACAAAATTCAAGAGAACAAGTATCGATCGCCTAATGAATACACTGGTGCTCTGG ATTTTTGGATTCCTGGTCTGCATGGGGGTGATCCTGGCCATTGGCAATGCCATCTGGGAGCACGAGGTTGGGACACGCTTTCAGGTCTACCTACCCTGGGATGAGGCGGTGGACAGTGCCTTTTtctctggcttcctctccttctgGTCCTACATCATCATCCTCAACACCGTTGTGCCCATATCGCTCTACGTCAG TGTGGAGGTCATCCGCCTGGGCCACAGCTACTTCATCAACTGGGACAAGAAGATGTTCTGCATGAAGAAGCGGACACCTGCGGAGGCCCGCACCACCACCCTGAACGAGGAGCTGGGCCAGGTGGAGTACATCTTCTCCGACAAGACGGGCACCCTCACCCAGAACATCATGGTCTTCAACAAGTGCTCCATCCACGGTCGCAGCTACG GTGATGTATTCGATGTCCTGGGACACAAAGCTGAGTTGGGAGAG AGGCCTGAACCCGTTGACTTCTCCTTCAATCCTCTGGCTGACAAGAAGTTCTTATTTTGGGACCCCAGCCTTTTGGAGGCTGTCAAGATGGGGGACCACCACACGCACGAGTTCTTCCGCCTCCTTTCCCTGTGTCACACTGTCATgtcagaagaaaagaatgaag GGGAGCTGTACTACAAAGCCCAGTCTCCAGACGAGGGGGCCCTGGTTACCGCAGCCAGGAACTTTGGTTTCGTATTCCGCTCTCGAACCCCCAAGACCATCACTGTCCACGAGCTGGGCACGGCCATCACCTACCAGCTGCTGGCCATCCTGGACTTCAACAACATCCGTAAACGGATGTCGGTCATAG TGCGGAATCCGGAGGGGAAGATCCGACTGTACTGCAAAGGGGCTGACACCATCTTGCTGGAGAGGCTCCACCATTCCACCCAGGAGCTGCTCAACACCACCACTGACCACCTGAAT GAGTACGCAGGCGAAGGGCTGAGAACCCTGGTCCTGGCCTACAAGGATCTGGATGAAGAGTACTATGAGGAGTGGGCTGAGAGACGCCTCCAGGCCAGCCTGGCGCAGGACAGCCGGGAGGACCGGCTGGCCAGCGTCTACGAGGAGGTTGAGAGCGACATGATG CTGCTGGGGGCCACGGCCATCGAGGACAAGCTTCAGCAGGGTGTTCCAGAGACCATCGCTCTCCTGACGCTGGCCAACATCAAGATCTGGGTGTTAACCGGAGACAAACAAG AGACGGCTGTGAACATTGGCTATTCCTGCAAGATGCTGACTGACGACATGACGGAGGTGTTCATCGTCACTGGCCACACGGTCCTGGAAGTGCGGGAGGAGCTCAG GAAAGCCCGGGAGAAGATGATGGACTCCTCCCGCACCGTCGGCAACGGCTTCACCTACCAGGAGAAGCTTTCTTCCAAGCTCGCTTCCGTCCTGGATGCCGTCGCTGGGGAGTATGCCCTGGTCATCAACGGGCACAGCCTG GCTCATGCGTTAGAGGCAGACATGGAGCTGGAGTTTCTGGAGACGGCCTGTGCCTGCAAAGCTGTCATCTGCTGCCGCGTGACCCCCTTGCAGAAGGCACAAGTGGTGGAACTGGTTAAGAAGTACAAGAAGGCTGTGACCCTTGCCATTGGGGATGGAGCCAACGACGTCAGCATGATCAAAA CGGCTCACATTGGTGTGGGCATCAGCGGGCAGGAAGGGATCCAGGCTGTCCTGGCTTCCGATTACTCCTTCTCCCAGTTCAAGTTCCTGCAGCGCCTCCTGCTGGTACACGGGCGCTGGTCCTACCTGCGCATGTGCAAGTTCCTCTgctatttcttctacaagaactTCGCTTTCACCATGGTCCACTTCTGGTTTGGCTTCTTCTGCGGTTTCTCGGCCCAG ACTGTCTACGACCAGTATTTCATCACGCTATATAACATCGTGTACACCTCCCTCCCAGTCCTGGCTATGGGGGTCTTCGATCAG GACGTCCCAGAGCAGCGGAGCATGGAGTACCCTAAGCTGTATGAGCCAGGCCAGCTGAACCTCCTCTTCAACAAGCGGGAATTCTTCATCTGCATCGCCCAGGGCATCTACACGTCCGTGCTCATGTTCTTCATCCCCTATGGGGTGTTTGCTGAGGCCACCCGGGATGATGGCACCCAGCTGGCTGACTACCAATCCTTTGCAGTCACTGTGGCCACTTCTCTGGTCATCGTAGTCAGTGTGCAG ATCGGGCTGGATACCGGCTACTGGACGGCCATCAACCACTTCTTCATCTGGGGCAGCCTAGCGGTTTACTTTGCCATCCTCTTCGCCATGCACAGCAATGGGCTCTTCGACATGTTTCCAAACCAGTTCCGGTTTGTGG GTAATGCCCAGAACACCCTGGCCCAACCCACCGTGTGGCTGACCATTGTGCTCACCACAGTCGTCTGCATCATGCCTGTGGTCGCCTTTCGGTTCCTCAGGCTGCACCTGAAGCCGGATCTCTCAGACACG GTCCGCTACACCCAGCTGGTGAGGAAGAAGCAGAAGGCCCAGCACCGCTGCATGCGGCGGGTGGGTCGCACGGGTTCCCGGCGCTCTGGCTACGCCTTCTCCCACCAGGAGGGCTTCGGGGAGCTCATCATGTCCGGCAAAAACATGCGGGTCAGCTCCCTGGCGCTCTCCAGCTTCACCACCCGCTCCAGCTCCAGCTGGATTGAGAGCCTGCGCAGGAAGAAGAGTGACAGCGCTAGCAGCCCCAGTGGAGGGGCCGACAAGCCCCTCAAGGGGTAA
- the ATP8B2 gene encoding phospholipid-transporting ATPase ID isoform X3, whose protein sequence is MTVPKEMPEKWARAGAPHSWSRKKPSWGTEEERRARANDREYNEKFQYASNCIKTSKYNILTFLPVNLFEQFQEVANTYFLFLLILQLIPQISSLSWFTTIVPLVLVLTITAVKDATDDYFRHKSDNQVNNRQSQVLINGVLQQEQWMNVCVGDIIKLENNQFVAADLLLLSSSEPHGLCYIETAELDGETNMKVRQAIPVTSELGDISKLAKFDGEVICEPPNNKLDKFSGTLYWKENKFPLSNQNMLLRGCVLRNTEWCFGLVIFAGPDTKLMQNSGRTKFKRTSIDRLMNTLVLWIFGFLVCMGVILAIGNAIWEHEVGTRFQVYLPWDEAVDSAFFSGFLSFWSYIIILNTVVPISLYVSVEVIRLGHSYFINWDKKMFCMKKRTPAEARTTTLNEELGQVEYIFSDKTGTLTQNIMVFNKCSIHGRSYGDVFDVLGHKAELGERPEPVDFSFNPLADKKFLFWDPSLLEAVKMGDHHTHEFFRLLSLCHTVMSEEKNEGELYYKAQSPDEGALVTAARNFGFVFRSRTPKTITVHELGTAITYQLLAILDFNNIRKRMSVIVRNPEGKIRLYCKGADTILLERLHHSTQELLNTTTDHLNEYAGEGLRTLVLAYKDLDEEYYEEWAERRLQASLAQDSREDRLASVYEEVESDMMLLGATAIEDKLQQGVPETIALLTLANIKIWVLTGDKQETAVNIGYSCKMLTDDMTEVFIVTGHTVLEVREELRKAREKMMDSSRTVGNGFTYQEKLSSKLASVLDAVAGEYALVINGHSLAHALEADMELEFLETACACKAVICCRVTPLQKAQVVELVKKYKKAVTLAIGDGANDVSMIKTAHIGVGISGQEGIQAVLASDYSFSQFKFLQRLLLVHGRWSYLRMCKFLCYFFYKNFAFTMVHFWFGFFCGFSAQTVYDQYFITLYNIVYTSLPVLAMGVFDQDVPEQRSMEYPKLYEPGQLNLLFNKREFFICIAQGIYTSVLMFFIPYGVFAEATRDDGTQLADYQSFAVTVATSLVIVVSVQIGLDTGYWTAINHFFIWGSLAVYFAILFAMHSNGLFDMFPNQFRFVGNAQNTLAQPTVWLTIVLTTVVCIMPVVAFRFLRLHLKPDLSDTVRYTQLVRKKQKAQHRCMRRVGRTGSRRSGYAFSHQEGFGELIMSGKNMRVSSLALSSFTTRSSSSWIESLRRKKSDSASSPSGGADKPLKG, encoded by the exons aagaagaaaggagggcGCGGGCCAATGACCGAGAATACAATGAGAAATTCCAGTATGCG AGTAACTGCATCAAGACCTCCAAGTACAATATTCTCACCTTCCTGCCTGTCAACCTCTTTGAGCAGTTCCAGGAAGTTGCCAATACCTACTTCCTGTTCCTTCTCATTCTGCAG ttaATCCCACAGATCTCCTCCCTGTCCTGGTTCACCACCATTGTGCCTTTGGTTCTTGTCCTCACCATCACAGCTGTTAAAGATGCCACTGATGACTAT TTCCGCCACAAGAGTGATAACCAGGTGAATAACCGTCAGTCTCAGGTGCTGATCAATGGAGT CCTCCAGCAGGAGCAGTGGATGAATGTCTGTGTTGGTGATATTATCAAGCTAGAAAATAACCAGTTTGTGGCG GCggacctcctcctcctttccagcaGTGAACCCCATGGGCTGTGTTACATAGAGACAGCAGAACTTGATGG AGAGACCAACATGAAAGTACGCCAGGCGATTCCAGTCACCTCGGAACTGGGAGACATCAGCAAGCTGGCCAAGTTTGATG GTGAAGTGATCTGCGAACCTCCGAACAACAAGCTGGACAAATTCAGTGGAACCCTCTACTGGAAGGAAAACAAGTTCCCCCTGAGCAACCAGAACATGCTGCTGCGGGGCTGTGTGCTGCGAAACACCGAGTGGTGCTTCGGGCTGGTCATCTTTGCAG GTCCCGACACTAAGCTGATGCAGAACAGCGGCAGGACAAAATTCAAGAGAACAAGTATCGATCGCCTAATGAATACACTGGTGCTCTGG ATTTTTGGATTCCTGGTCTGCATGGGGGTGATCCTGGCCATTGGCAATGCCATCTGGGAGCACGAGGTTGGGACACGCTTTCAGGTCTACCTACCCTGGGATGAGGCGGTGGACAGTGCCTTTTtctctggcttcctctccttctgGTCCTACATCATCATCCTCAACACCGTTGTGCCCATATCGCTCTACGTCAG TGTGGAGGTCATCCGCCTGGGCCACAGCTACTTCATCAACTGGGACAAGAAGATGTTCTGCATGAAGAAGCGGACACCTGCGGAGGCCCGCACCACCACCCTGAACGAGGAGCTGGGCCAGGTGGAGTACATCTTCTCCGACAAGACGGGCACCCTCACCCAGAACATCATGGTCTTCAACAAGTGCTCCATCCACGGTCGCAGCTACG GTGATGTATTCGATGTCCTGGGACACAAAGCTGAGTTGGGAGAG AGGCCTGAACCCGTTGACTTCTCCTTCAATCCTCTGGCTGACAAGAAGTTCTTATTTTGGGACCCCAGCCTTTTGGAGGCTGTCAAGATGGGGGACCACCACACGCACGAGTTCTTCCGCCTCCTTTCCCTGTGTCACACTGTCATgtcagaagaaaagaatgaag GGGAGCTGTACTACAAAGCCCAGTCTCCAGACGAGGGGGCCCTGGTTACCGCAGCCAGGAACTTTGGTTTCGTATTCCGCTCTCGAACCCCCAAGACCATCACTGTCCACGAGCTGGGCACGGCCATCACCTACCAGCTGCTGGCCATCCTGGACTTCAACAACATCCGTAAACGGATGTCGGTCATAG TGCGGAATCCGGAGGGGAAGATCCGACTGTACTGCAAAGGGGCTGACACCATCTTGCTGGAGAGGCTCCACCATTCCACCCAGGAGCTGCTCAACACCACCACTGACCACCTGAAT GAGTACGCAGGCGAAGGGCTGAGAACCCTGGTCCTGGCCTACAAGGATCTGGATGAAGAGTACTATGAGGAGTGGGCTGAGAGACGCCTCCAGGCCAGCCTGGCGCAGGACAGCCGGGAGGACCGGCTGGCCAGCGTCTACGAGGAGGTTGAGAGCGACATGATG CTGCTGGGGGCCACGGCCATCGAGGACAAGCTTCAGCAGGGTGTTCCAGAGACCATCGCTCTCCTGACGCTGGCCAACATCAAGATCTGGGTGTTAACCGGAGACAAACAAG AGACGGCTGTGAACATTGGCTATTCCTGCAAGATGCTGACTGACGACATGACGGAGGTGTTCATCGTCACTGGCCACACGGTCCTGGAAGTGCGGGAGGAGCTCAG GAAAGCCCGGGAGAAGATGATGGACTCCTCCCGCACCGTCGGCAACGGCTTCACCTACCAGGAGAAGCTTTCTTCCAAGCTCGCTTCCGTCCTGGATGCCGTCGCTGGGGAGTATGCCCTGGTCATCAACGGGCACAGCCTG GCTCATGCGTTAGAGGCAGACATGGAGCTGGAGTTTCTGGAGACGGCCTGTGCCTGCAAAGCTGTCATCTGCTGCCGCGTGACCCCCTTGCAGAAGGCACAAGTGGTGGAACTGGTTAAGAAGTACAAGAAGGCTGTGACCCTTGCCATTGGGGATGGAGCCAACGACGTCAGCATGATCAAAA CGGCTCACATTGGTGTGGGCATCAGCGGGCAGGAAGGGATCCAGGCTGTCCTGGCTTCCGATTACTCCTTCTCCCAGTTCAAGTTCCTGCAGCGCCTCCTGCTGGTACACGGGCGCTGGTCCTACCTGCGCATGTGCAAGTTCCTCTgctatttcttctacaagaactTCGCTTTCACCATGGTCCACTTCTGGTTTGGCTTCTTCTGCGGTTTCTCGGCCCAG ACTGTCTACGACCAGTATTTCATCACGCTATATAACATCGTGTACACCTCCCTCCCAGTCCTGGCTATGGGGGTCTTCGATCAG GACGTCCCAGAGCAGCGGAGCATGGAGTACCCTAAGCTGTATGAGCCAGGCCAGCTGAACCTCCTCTTCAACAAGCGGGAATTCTTCATCTGCATCGCCCAGGGCATCTACACGTCCGTGCTCATGTTCTTCATCCCCTATGGGGTGTTTGCTGAGGCCACCCGGGATGATGGCACCCAGCTGGCTGACTACCAATCCTTTGCAGTCACTGTGGCCACTTCTCTGGTCATCGTAGTCAGTGTGCAG ATCGGGCTGGATACCGGCTACTGGACGGCCATCAACCACTTCTTCATCTGGGGCAGCCTAGCGGTTTACTTTGCCATCCTCTTCGCCATGCACAGCAATGGGCTCTTCGACATGTTTCCAAACCAGTTCCGGTTTGTGG GTAATGCCCAGAACACCCTGGCCCAACCCACCGTGTGGCTGACCATTGTGCTCACCACAGTCGTCTGCATCATGCCTGTGGTCGCCTTTCGGTTCCTCAGGCTGCACCTGAAGCCGGATCTCTCAGACACG GTCCGCTACACCCAGCTGGTGAGGAAGAAGCAGAAGGCCCAGCACCGCTGCATGCGGCGGGTGGGTCGCACGGGTTCCCGGCGCTCTGGCTACGCCTTCTCCCACCAGGAGGGCTTCGGGGAGCTCATCATGTCCGGCAAAAACATGCGGGTCAGCTCCCTGGCGCTCTCCAGCTTCACCACCCGCTCCAGCTCCAGCTGGATTGAGAGCCTGCGCAGGAAGAAGAGTGACAGCGCTAGCAGCCCCAGTGGAGGGGCCGACAAGCCCCTCAAGGGGTAA
- the ATP8B2 gene encoding phospholipid-transporting ATPase ID isoform X2, which translates to MNVCVGDIIKLENNQFVAADLLLLSSSEPHGLCYIETAELDGETNMKVRQAIPVTSELGDISKLAKFDGEVICEPPNNKLDKFSGTLYWKENKFPLSNQNMLLRGCVLRNTEWCFGLVIFAGPDTKLMQNSGRTKFKRTSIDRLMNTLVLWIFGFLVCMGVILAIGNAIWEHEVGTRFQVYLPWDEAVDSAFFSGFLSFWSYIIILNTVVPISLYVSVEVIRLGHSYFINWDKKMFCMKKRTPAEARTTTLNEELGQVEYIFSDKTGTLTQNIMVFNKCSIHGRSYGDVFDVLGHKAELGERPEPVDFSFNPLADKKFLFWDPSLLEAVKMGDHHTHEFFRLLSLCHTVMSEEKNEGELYYKAQSPDEGALVTAARNFGFVFRSRTPKTITVHELGTAITYQLLAILDFNNIRKRMSVIVRNPEGKIRLYCKGADTILLERLHHSTQELLNTTTDHLNEYAGEGLRTLVLAYKDLDEEYYEEWAERRLQASLAQDSREDRLASVYEEVESDMMLLGATAIEDKLQQGVPETIALLTLANIKIWVLTGDKQETAVNIGYSCKMLTDDMTEVFIVTGHTVLEVREELRKAREKMMDSSRTVGNGFTYQEKLSSKLASVLDAVAGEYALVINGHSLAHALEADMELEFLETACACKAVICCRVTPLQKAQVVELVKKYKKAVTLAIGDGANDVSMIKTAHIGVGISGQEGIQAVLASDYSFSQFKFLQRLLLVHGRWSYLRMCKFLCYFFYKNFAFTMVHFWFGFFCGFSAQTVYDQYFITLYNIVYTSLPVLAMGVFDQDVPEQRSMEYPKLYEPGQLNLLFNKREFFICIAQGIYTSVLMFFIPYGVFAEATRDDGTQLADYQSFAVTVATSLVIVVSVQIGLDTGYWTAINHFFIWGSLAVYFAILFAMHSNGLFDMFPNQFRFVGNAQNTLAQPTVWLTIVLTTVVCIMPVVAFRFLRLHLKPDLSDTVRYTQLVRKKQKAQHRCMRRVGRTGSRRSGYAFSHQEGFGELIMSGKNMRVSSLALSSFTTRSSSSWIESLRRKKSDSASSPSGGADKPLKG; encoded by the exons ATGAATGTCTGTGTTGGTGATATTATCAAGCTAGAAAATAACCAGTTTGTGGCG GCggacctcctcctcctttccagcaGTGAACCCCATGGGCTGTGTTACATAGAGACAGCAGAACTTGATGG AGAGACCAACATGAAAGTACGCCAGGCGATTCCAGTCACCTCGGAACTGGGAGACATCAGCAAGCTGGCCAAGTTTGATG GTGAAGTGATCTGCGAACCTCCGAACAACAAGCTGGACAAATTCAGTGGAACCCTCTACTGGAAGGAAAACAAGTTCCCCCTGAGCAACCAGAACATGCTGCTGCGGGGCTGTGTGCTGCGAAACACCGAGTGGTGCTTCGGGCTGGTCATCTTTGCAG GTCCCGACACTAAGCTGATGCAGAACAGCGGCAGGACAAAATTCAAGAGAACAAGTATCGATCGCCTAATGAATACACTGGTGCTCTGG ATTTTTGGATTCCTGGTCTGCATGGGGGTGATCCTGGCCATTGGCAATGCCATCTGGGAGCACGAGGTTGGGACACGCTTTCAGGTCTACCTACCCTGGGATGAGGCGGTGGACAGTGCCTTTTtctctggcttcctctccttctgGTCCTACATCATCATCCTCAACACCGTTGTGCCCATATCGCTCTACGTCAG TGTGGAGGTCATCCGCCTGGGCCACAGCTACTTCATCAACTGGGACAAGAAGATGTTCTGCATGAAGAAGCGGACACCTGCGGAGGCCCGCACCACCACCCTGAACGAGGAGCTGGGCCAGGTGGAGTACATCTTCTCCGACAAGACGGGCACCCTCACCCAGAACATCATGGTCTTCAACAAGTGCTCCATCCACGGTCGCAGCTACG GTGATGTATTCGATGTCCTGGGACACAAAGCTGAGTTGGGAGAG AGGCCTGAACCCGTTGACTTCTCCTTCAATCCTCTGGCTGACAAGAAGTTCTTATTTTGGGACCCCAGCCTTTTGGAGGCTGTCAAGATGGGGGACCACCACACGCACGAGTTCTTCCGCCTCCTTTCCCTGTGTCACACTGTCATgtcagaagaaaagaatgaag GGGAGCTGTACTACAAAGCCCAGTCTCCAGACGAGGGGGCCCTGGTTACCGCAGCCAGGAACTTTGGTTTCGTATTCCGCTCTCGAACCCCCAAGACCATCACTGTCCACGAGCTGGGCACGGCCATCACCTACCAGCTGCTGGCCATCCTGGACTTCAACAACATCCGTAAACGGATGTCGGTCATAG TGCGGAATCCGGAGGGGAAGATCCGACTGTACTGCAAAGGGGCTGACACCATCTTGCTGGAGAGGCTCCACCATTCCACCCAGGAGCTGCTCAACACCACCACTGACCACCTGAAT GAGTACGCAGGCGAAGGGCTGAGAACCCTGGTCCTGGCCTACAAGGATCTGGATGAAGAGTACTATGAGGAGTGGGCTGAGAGACGCCTCCAGGCCAGCCTGGCGCAGGACAGCCGGGAGGACCGGCTGGCCAGCGTCTACGAGGAGGTTGAGAGCGACATGATG CTGCTGGGGGCCACGGCCATCGAGGACAAGCTTCAGCAGGGTGTTCCAGAGACCATCGCTCTCCTGACGCTGGCCAACATCAAGATCTGGGTGTTAACCGGAGACAAACAAG AGACGGCTGTGAACATTGGCTATTCCTGCAAGATGCTGACTGACGACATGACGGAGGTGTTCATCGTCACTGGCCACACGGTCCTGGAAGTGCGGGAGGAGCTCAG GAAAGCCCGGGAGAAGATGATGGACTCCTCCCGCACCGTCGGCAACGGCTTCACCTACCAGGAGAAGCTTTCTTCCAAGCTCGCTTCCGTCCTGGATGCCGTCGCTGGGGAGTATGCCCTGGTCATCAACGGGCACAGCCTG GCTCATGCGTTAGAGGCAGACATGGAGCTGGAGTTTCTGGAGACGGCCTGTGCCTGCAAAGCTGTCATCTGCTGCCGCGTGACCCCCTTGCAGAAGGCACAAGTGGTGGAACTGGTTAAGAAGTACAAGAAGGCTGTGACCCTTGCCATTGGGGATGGAGCCAACGACGTCAGCATGATCAAAA CGGCTCACATTGGTGTGGGCATCAGCGGGCAGGAAGGGATCCAGGCTGTCCTGGCTTCCGATTACTCCTTCTCCCAGTTCAAGTTCCTGCAGCGCCTCCTGCTGGTACACGGGCGCTGGTCCTACCTGCGCATGTGCAAGTTCCTCTgctatttcttctacaagaactTCGCTTTCACCATGGTCCACTTCTGGTTTGGCTTCTTCTGCGGTTTCTCGGCCCAG ACTGTCTACGACCAGTATTTCATCACGCTATATAACATCGTGTACACCTCCCTCCCAGTCCTGGCTATGGGGGTCTTCGATCAG GACGTCCCAGAGCAGCGGAGCATGGAGTACCCTAAGCTGTATGAGCCAGGCCAGCTGAACCTCCTCTTCAACAAGCGGGAATTCTTCATCTGCATCGCCCAGGGCATCTACACGTCCGTGCTCATGTTCTTCATCCCCTATGGGGTGTTTGCTGAGGCCACCCGGGATGATGGCACCCAGCTGGCTGACTACCAATCCTTTGCAGTCACTGTGGCCACTTCTCTGGTCATCGTAGTCAGTGTGCAG ATCGGGCTGGATACCGGCTACTGGACGGCCATCAACCACTTCTTCATCTGGGGCAGCCTAGCGGTTTACTTTGCCATCCTCTTCGCCATGCACAGCAATGGGCTCTTCGACATGTTTCCAAACCAGTTCCGGTTTGTGG GTAATGCCCAGAACACCCTGGCCCAACCCACCGTGTGGCTGACCATTGTGCTCACCACAGTCGTCTGCATCATGCCTGTGGTCGCCTTTCGGTTCCTCAGGCTGCACCTGAAGCCGGATCTCTCAGACACG GTCCGCTACACCCAGCTGGTGAGGAAGAAGCAGAAGGCCCAGCACCGCTGCATGCGGCGGGTGGGTCGCACGGGTTCCCGGCGCTCTGGCTACGCCTTCTCCCACCAGGAGGGCTTCGGGGAGCTCATCATGTCCGGCAAAAACATGCGGGTCAGCTCCCTGGCGCTCTCCAGCTTCACCACCCGCTCCAGCTCCAGCTGGATTGAGAGCCTGCGCAGGAAGAAGAGTGACAGCGCTAGCAGCCCCAGTGGAGGGGCCGACAAGCCCCTCAAGGGGTAA